The following are encoded together in the Planococcus antarcticus DSM 14505 genome:
- a CDS encoding SWIM zinc finger family protein: MNLHNLKTYVPAVLYKRGLDYFERDFVEQLAEDAPNRWHAIVAGTRDYDVTIKLTGDETIVSTSCNCPFETDSLCKHEVAVCLAIREIKKENSSASVDVLAQLKVLKKVELLEILEELVQKQPTVELYLTEKFSKTDGTDEQTTRWIIQKSANRASRRGFIEWDRTDQAIEGAKEVQEYIDSLKPEQNAEKIIRLSLIVIEECSEIMQMADDSGADISSAINESLAKIDKTLAKWPKQLDESTVDNMLELLYPHILFSLKQDITDAADGLLESVLQWNETGDFANKFSGFIEKIIGSK; this comes from the coding sequence ATGAACTTACACAATTTGAAAACCTATGTGCCGGCAGTGCTTTACAAACGCGGCTTGGATTATTTTGAGCGAGATTTTGTGGAGCAACTGGCGGAAGATGCACCGAATCGCTGGCATGCGATTGTGGCGGGAACCCGGGATTATGACGTAACGATCAAGTTGACTGGGGATGAGACGATTGTGTCGACATCCTGTAATTGTCCGTTTGAAACGGATTCGCTGTGCAAACATGAGGTAGCGGTGTGTTTGGCGATCCGTGAAATCAAAAAAGAAAATAGTTCAGCTAGCGTGGATGTGCTGGCCCAATTAAAAGTGCTGAAAAAAGTGGAGTTGCTAGAAATCTTAGAAGAGTTGGTACAGAAGCAGCCAACAGTAGAACTTTACTTAACGGAGAAATTTTCGAAAACGGACGGTACGGACGAACAAACGACGCGCTGGATTATTCAGAAGTCGGCTAACCGTGCGAGCCGTAGAGGGTTTATCGAATGGGATCGGACAGATCAGGCGATTGAAGGGGCGAAGGAAGTTCAAGAATATATAGATAGCTTGAAGCCAGAGCAAAATGCTGAGAAAATCATTCGCCTCAGTTTGATTGTCATTGAGGAATGCAGTGAAATCATGCAAATGGCGGATGATTCGGGGGCAGATATCAGTTCGGCGATTAATGAAAGCCTAGCGAAAATTGACAAAACACTGGCAAAGTGGCCAAAACAGCTGGACGAGTCGACTGTGGATAACATGCTCGAACTGCTGTATCCACACATCTTATTTAGTTTGAAACAAGACATTACAGACGCAGCGGATGGTTTACTAGAATCCGTCCTGCAATGGAATGAAACAGGCGATTTCGCAAACAAGTTTTCT
- a CDS encoding Fic/DOC family protein: MDPYVYPQTNILINKLGIQNEQELITIEAQFLIAGIIDIHSIADQIDFCDFTSIQKIHRYLFQSLYVWSGEFRTINIFKSERILGGLSIIYSNKDQIQHDLTHVFKWANKIDWTSSNTQLASNFVKFMTDLWRIHPFREGNTRTVSIFIKLFADYNSIEFNEQLLSQNAAYLRNALVLAAVEEAPEIEHLDKIITDALGFTRSHSSILDNSTSEKYQSIRDYDVSTYEEKPFTMDSDIDKTDK, encoded by the coding sequence ATGGATCCTTACGTATATCCACAAACCAACATATTAATAAATAAATTAGGCATTCAAAATGAACAGGAATTAATCACTATTGAGGCTCAGTTCTTAATTGCTGGAATTATAGATATACATTCTATTGCGGACCAAATTGACTTCTGTGATTTCACTAGTATTCAAAAAATCCACCGCTACCTTTTTCAAAGCCTTTATGTATGGTCTGGAGAATTTCGAACTATAAATATTTTTAAAAGCGAACGTATTTTAGGCGGACTATCAATTATTTATAGCAATAAGGATCAAATTCAACACGATCTTACTCATGTTTTCAAATGGGCAAACAAAATTGATTGGACTTCGTCAAACACTCAATTAGCTAGTAATTTCGTTAAATTCATGACTGATCTTTGGCGAATCCACCCCTTTAGAGAGGGAAATACTCGGACAGTTTCGATTTTCATAAAATTATTCGCAGACTATAATAGCATTGAATTTAATGAACAATTACTATCTCAAAATGCAGCCTATTTAAGAAATGCACTAGTGCTCGCTGCGGTTGAGGAAGCTCCTGAAATAGAACATTTAGACAAGATCATAACAGATGCTTTAGGCTTCACACGATCGCATTCTTCTATTCTTGATAACTCAACTTCTGAAAAATATCAATCAATTCGAGATTATGATGTATCAACCTATGAAGAAAAACCTTTTACTATGGATTCTGATATAGATAAAACGGATAAATAA
- a CDS encoding antitoxin VbhA family protein yields the protein MNLNSRPERQKRVRFAVGIAAIDGGKPTAFTQNLLKQYENGELTESQFKKAIFDKYTKVSQ from the coding sequence GTGAACTTGAACTCACGTCCAGAACGTCAAAAGAGAGTTCGTTTTGCAGTTGGAATAGCTGCAATTGATGGCGGAAAACCAACCGCCTTTACACAAAATCTGCTGAAGCAATATGAAAACGGCGAATTAACAGAAAGCCAATTTAAGAAAGCCATCTTCGATAAATACACGAAGGTGTCTCAATAG
- a CDS encoding DUF6904 family protein yields MLQINNTPHYAGVTVAGDYQDLDELYEALHLIVGEEGELPTYDSVRLRVLGVCYDIRHSLMGDRGAITVPNGFDRERSRYMPIIGPDTNIYLTFEVMWPELLFVSFSLNDFIELYEKRSNTHPWDPTIIAVRKFQGAVARCLQETLSESKYGHLKKYIRPYKNYTYGLYNNYATQYVDHLNIKFLKMKPERRLANISIMAKRLGELDYNYTEARTGIMDAARDLNVPESEIRFNEEYPEDFEW; encoded by the coding sequence ATGCTACAAATCAACAATACCCCACATTACGCCGGCGTTACTGTTGCCGGTGACTACCAGGATCTTGACGAATTATACGAAGCGCTGCATCTGATTGTCGGTGAAGAAGGTGAACTGCCTACTTACGATTCTGTCCGGCTTCGGGTTCTCGGCGTCTGTTACGATATCCGTCACTCGCTGATGGGCGACCGCGGCGCAATAACTGTGCCGAATGGATTTGATAGGGAACGGTCTCGCTATATGCCAATCATCGGTCCTGACACCAATATCTATTTGACCTTCGAAGTCATGTGGCCGGAATTATTATTCGTTTCCTTTTCTCTCAATGATTTTATTGAACTCTATGAAAAGCGAAGCAACACACATCCCTGGGACCCGACCATTATTGCCGTCCGTAAATTCCAGGGAGCCGTTGCCCGTTGCCTGCAAGAAACCTTATCCGAATCAAAATATGGCCATCTCAAAAAGTATATCCGCCCTTATAAGAATTATACGTATGGTCTCTACAACAACTATGCGACTCAATACGTCGATCACTTGAATATCAAGTTTTTGAAAATGAAACCGGAAAGACGCCTGGCCAACATCAGCATTATGGCAAAACGTCTCGGTGAACTGGACTATAACTATACAGAAGCAAGAACAGGTATCATGGATGCGGCCCGCGACTTGAATGTGCCTGAATCGGAAATCCGATTTAACGAGGAATACCCCGAAGACTTCGAATGGTGA